In the genome of Kitasatospora cathayae, one region contains:
- a CDS encoding ABC transporter ATP-binding protein — MRPAAIDWTPPDRAEGDPRPPAQWRRILALFRPYRVRLSTVGLLVAASAVVSVISPFLLRAVLDTAIPQGRTGLLSLLALGMILTAVVNSVFNVLQTLISTTVGQRVMHDLRTSVYGHLQRQSLAFFTRTRTGEVQSRIANDIGGMQSTVTSTATSLVSNLTAVVASIVAMVALDWRLTVVSLLLLPLFVWISRRVGRERKKITTERQKQLAAMSSAVQESLSVSGILLGRTMGRSDSLAREFTEQSDQLADLEVRSSMAGRWRMNTIMIVMAAMPALIYWAAGLTSAAGAPIVSVGTLVAFVTLQQGLFRPTVSLLSTGVDVQTSLALFQRIFEYLDLPVEIAEPPRPVGLTDIRGEVRFEAVEFRYDPEQERPTLAGVELKVPAGTSLAVVGETGSGKTTLSYLVPRLYDVTGGRVTLDGVDVRELSFDTLARAVGVVSQETYLFHASVAENLRFAKPGASDAELVAAARAAQIHETIAALPDGYDTLVGERGYRFSGGEKQRLALARTILRNPPVLILDEATSALDNRTERAVQQAVDTLAAGRTTITIAHRLSTVRSADQIAVLDQGEVVELGTHEELVELDGRYAALLRREAPEAAALSDAALGHA, encoded by the coding sequence TTGAGGCCCGCCGCCATCGACTGGACCCCGCCCGACCGCGCCGAGGGCGATCCCCGCCCGCCGGCCCAGTGGCGGCGCATCCTCGCCCTGTTCCGCCCCTACCGGGTCCGCCTCAGCACCGTCGGGCTGCTGGTCGCAGCCTCCGCCGTGGTGTCCGTGATCTCGCCGTTCCTGCTCAGGGCCGTGCTGGACACCGCCATCCCGCAGGGCCGCACGGGGCTGCTCAGCCTGCTCGCGCTCGGGATGATCCTCACCGCCGTGGTGAACAGCGTCTTCAACGTGCTGCAGACGCTGATCTCCACCACCGTCGGCCAGCGCGTCATGCACGACCTGCGCACCTCCGTCTACGGCCACCTGCAGCGGCAGTCGCTGGCCTTCTTCACCCGCACCCGCACCGGCGAGGTGCAGTCCCGGATCGCCAACGACATCGGCGGCATGCAGTCCACGGTGACCTCCACCGCGACCAGTCTGGTCTCCAACCTGACTGCGGTGGTCGCCTCGATCGTCGCCATGGTCGCCCTGGACTGGCGGCTGACCGTCGTCTCGCTGCTCCTGCTCCCGCTGTTCGTCTGGATCAGCCGGCGGGTCGGCCGGGAGCGCAAGAAGATCACCACCGAACGGCAGAAGCAACTGGCCGCGATGAGCTCGGCGGTGCAGGAGTCGCTGTCGGTCAGCGGCATCCTGCTCGGCCGCACGATGGGCCGCTCGGACTCGCTCGCCCGGGAGTTCACCGAGCAGTCCGACCAGCTAGCCGACCTGGAGGTGCGGTCCAGCATGGCCGGGCGCTGGCGGATGAACACCATCATGATCGTGATGGCCGCGATGCCCGCGCTGATCTACTGGGCCGCCGGGCTGACCTCCGCCGCCGGCGCGCCGATCGTCTCCGTCGGCACCCTGGTCGCCTTCGTCACCCTCCAGCAGGGCCTGTTCCGTCCGACCGTCAGCCTGCTCTCCACCGGCGTGGACGTGCAGACCTCGCTCGCGCTCTTCCAGCGCATCTTCGAGTACCTCGACCTGCCGGTGGAGATCGCCGAACCGCCGCGTCCGGTCGGCCTGACCGACATCCGCGGCGAGGTCCGCTTCGAGGCCGTCGAGTTCCGCTACGACCCCGAGCAGGAGCGCCCGACCCTGGCCGGCGTCGAACTGAAGGTCCCGGCCGGGACTTCACTGGCCGTGGTCGGCGAGACCGGCTCGGGCAAGACCACCCTCAGCTACCTGGTGCCGCGGCTGTACGACGTCACCGGGGGCCGGGTCACCCTGGACGGCGTGGACGTGCGCGAGCTGTCCTTCGACACCCTGGCCCGCGCGGTCGGCGTGGTCTCCCAGGAGACCTACCTCTTCCACGCCTCGGTCGCCGAGAACCTGCGTTTCGCCAAGCCCGGCGCCAGCGACGCCGAACTGGTCGCGGCCGCCCGGGCCGCGCAGATCCACGAGACCATCGCCGCCCTCCCGGACGGCTACGACACCCTGGTCGGCGAACGCGGCTACCGCTTCTCCGGCGGCGAGAAGCAGCGCCTCGCGCTCGCCCGCACCATCCTGCGCAACCCGCCGGTGCTCATCCTGGACGAAGCCACCAGCGCGCTCGACAACCGCACCGAACGGGCGGTCCAGCAGGCCGTGGACACCCTGGCCGCCGGCCGCACCACCATCACCATCGCGCACCGGCTCTCCACCGTCCGCTCCGCCGACCAGATCGCCGTGCTCGATCAGGGCGAGGTGGTCGAACTGGGCACCCACGAGGAGCTGGTGGAACTGGACGGGCGGTACGCGGCGCTGCTGCGCCGGGAGGCGCCGGAGGCGGCGGCCCTGTCGGACGCCGCCCTCGGCCACGCGTGA
- a CDS encoding aminotransferase-like domain-containing protein — protein sequence MDDYRLIADEMAADITSGRLRPGQQLPTQRAFARRRGIAASTAGRVYRELVRRGLTVGEVGRGTFVRAGRCAPDGPIALAEPATAPIDLELNYPSAPGQAELLAGGLAPLLRADALGEALRPVGAAGTDVARQAFAGLLSAGPGGWDVDARGLLFAGNGRQAIAGALAALVPPGQRLGVEALTYPVVKAVAGRLGIRLVPLAMDEHGLRPDALAAAHRAGPLRAVYVQPRLQNPLGTSLPPERAVALVEELRRLDLPVVEDAIWSFLRPESAPLAALAPERTVLVDSLSKRLAPGLTTGFAVVPDGLRERVAGALRTGGWTPSGFALEAAVRWIGDGTLAAVVAAKRMDAAARQALAREALAGQRLRADPCSYYLWWDLPGAWRAETFVAAAARAGISVTPAAAFAVDPRSTPSAVRVGLASPPLPVLRWALRVLAGIAND from the coding sequence ATGGATGACTACCGGCTGATCGCGGACGAGATGGCCGCCGACATCACCAGCGGACGGCTGCGGCCCGGCCAGCAGCTGCCCACCCAACGCGCCTTCGCGCGCCGCCGGGGCATCGCCGCCTCGACGGCGGGGCGGGTCTACCGCGAACTGGTCCGGCGCGGGCTGACCGTCGGGGAGGTCGGGCGGGGCACCTTCGTCCGGGCCGGGCGGTGCGCACCGGACGGGCCGATCGCGCTCGCCGAACCGGCCACCGCTCCGATCGACCTGGAGCTCAACTACCCGAGCGCGCCCGGGCAGGCCGAACTGCTGGCCGGCGGGCTGGCGCCGCTGCTGCGGGCCGACGCGCTGGGCGAGGCACTGCGGCCGGTCGGCGCGGCCGGGACCGACGTGGCGCGGCAGGCCTTCGCCGGACTGCTGTCGGCGGGCCCGGGCGGCTGGGACGTCGACGCGCGGGGGCTGTTGTTCGCGGGCAACGGGCGGCAGGCCATCGCGGGGGCGCTCGCCGCACTGGTGCCGCCCGGGCAGCGGCTGGGGGTCGAGGCGCTGACCTATCCGGTGGTCAAGGCGGTGGCGGGGCGGCTGGGCATCCGGCTGGTGCCGCTCGCGATGGACGAGCACGGGCTGCGGCCCGACGCCCTGGCGGCGGCCCACCGCGCCGGGCCGCTGCGCGCGGTGTACGTCCAGCCCCGGTTGCAGAACCCGCTGGGCACCAGCCTGCCGCCCGAGCGGGCGGTCGCGCTGGTGGAGGAGCTGCGCCGGCTCGACCTGCCGGTCGTCGAGGACGCCATCTGGTCGTTCCTGCGCCCCGAGTCGGCGCCGCTGGCCGCGCTCGCGCCGGAGCGGACGGTGCTGGTCGACAGCCTCTCCAAGCGGCTCGCGCCGGGGCTGACCACCGGGTTCGCGGTCGTCCCCGACGGGCTGCGCGAGCGGGTCGCGGGCGCGCTGCGGACCGGGGGGTGGACGCCGAGCGGCTTCGCGTTGGAGGCGGCGGTGCGCTGGATCGGGGACGGGACGCTGGCGGCGGTGGTAGCGGCGAAGCGGATGGACGCGGCGGCACGGCAGGCGCTGGCGCGGGAGGCGCTCGCGGGGCAGCGGCTGCGGGCGGACCCGTGCTCGTACTACCTGTGGTGGGACCTGCCGGGGGCCTGGCGAGCGGAGACCTTCGTCGCCGCGGCGGCGCGGGCGGGAATCTCGGTGACGCCTGCGGCGGCCTTCGCGGTGGACCCGCGGAGCACGCCGTCCGCGGTGCGGGTGGGACTGGCCTCGCCGCCGTTGCCGGTGCTGAGGTGGGCGTTGCGGGTGCTGGCGGGGATCGCGAACGACTGA
- a CDS encoding alpha/beta fold hydrolase, with protein MKSVQLPVEYVPPTPVEELSVRSADGIRLHVEVHGRPGAPTVVLSHGWTCSTAFWAPVIRQLADRYRVVAYDQRGHGHSEIPPSRARYSTRALAEDLAAVLARTVPAGERAVLAGHSMGGMTIMAAGGRPEVAERTAANVLISTGPSDLVAELTVLPDAVRAPGLRRFLHRQLLRSRMPLGPVSTVSRAALKYATMGPSSPAGQVEATARIVHACPTGVRVHWAGVLDRLDVRAGLGRITAPTAVVVGTADRLTPPVHAHRMVAELADPQGLLLLPGVGHMAPLERPVEVAAEIHRMAAAHLGGAATAAVPVDPAAVPAAASAAERTTVA; from the coding sequence ATGAAGTCCGTTCAGCTCCCCGTCGAGTACGTACCGCCCACGCCCGTCGAGGAGTTGAGCGTCCGCTCGGCGGACGGCATCCGGCTGCACGTCGAGGTGCACGGCCGGCCGGGCGCGCCCACCGTGGTGCTTTCCCACGGCTGGACCTGCTCGACCGCCTTCTGGGCCCCGGTGATCCGCCAACTCGCTGACCGCTACCGGGTGGTGGCCTACGACCAGCGCGGCCACGGGCACAGCGAGATCCCGCCCAGCCGGGCCCGCTACTCCACCCGGGCGCTCGCCGAGGACCTGGCAGCGGTGCTCGCCCGGACCGTCCCGGCGGGGGAGCGGGCGGTGCTGGCCGGGCACAGCATGGGCGGGATGACCATCATGGCCGCCGGCGGCCGTCCCGAGGTCGCCGAACGCACCGCCGCCAACGTGCTGATCTCCACCGGCCCGAGCGACCTGGTCGCCGAGCTCACCGTCCTGCCGGACGCCGTCCGCGCCCCGGGCCTGCGACGCTTCCTGCACCGGCAGCTACTGCGCTCCCGGATGCCGCTCGGACCGGTCTCGACGGTCAGCCGGGCCGCGCTCAAGTACGCGACCATGGGGCCGAGTTCGCCCGCCGGCCAGGTCGAGGCGACGGCCCGGATCGTGCACGCCTGCCCGACCGGGGTCCGCGTCCACTGGGCCGGGGTGCTCGACCGGCTGGACGTCCGGGCCGGGCTCGGCCGGATCACCGCCCCCACCGCCGTGGTGGTGGGCACCGCGGACCGGCTGACCCCGCCGGTGCACGCCCACCGGATGGTCGCCGAACTCGCCGATCCGCAGGGGCTGTTGCTGCTGCCCGGGGTCGGGCACATGGCGCCGCTGGAGCGGCCGGTGGAGGTCGCCGCCGAGATCCACCGGATGGCCGCCGCGCACCTGGGCGGGGCCGCCACCGCTGCGGTTCCCGTCGATCCTGCTGCCGTTCCCGCCGCTGCTTCCGCCGCCGAGAGGACCACTGTCGCATGA
- a CDS encoding LysE family translocator, with product MDELTSFASALGAPDALRAVDGHAVLGIAAVALGMVLSPGPNMIYLVSRSISQGRRAGLVSLTGVATAFLVYLVAVTAGVAAVFSVVPVLYTAIKLAGAGYLLWLAWKAVKPGGTAVFAPQQLPPDPPRRLFAMGFLTCLLNPKIAIMYVSLLPQFVAPERGHIAVQSLVLGLTQIVIAVTLNGLIAMSAGSIAGFLNRRPAWLRVQRYVMGTVLAGLAVHIAADRAKAVAV from the coding sequence ATGGACGAGCTGACATCCTTCGCGAGCGCCCTGGGCGCCCCGGACGCGCTGCGCGCCGTGGACGGCCACGCCGTGCTCGGCATCGCCGCCGTGGCATTGGGCATGGTGCTGTCGCCGGGGCCGAACATGATCTACCTGGTCTCGCGCTCGATATCCCAGGGCCGCCGCGCCGGACTGGTGTCGCTGACGGGCGTCGCCACCGCGTTCCTGGTCTACCTGGTCGCGGTGACGGCCGGAGTGGCCGCGGTCTTCTCGGTGGTCCCCGTCCTCTACACCGCGATCAAGCTGGCCGGCGCAGGCTACCTGCTCTGGCTGGCCTGGAAGGCGGTCAAGCCCGGCGGCACGGCGGTCTTCGCCCCGCAGCAGCTGCCTCCGGACCCGCCCCGCCGGCTGTTCGCGATGGGCTTCCTGACCTGTCTGCTCAACCCCAAGATCGCCATCATGTACGTCTCGCTGCTGCCCCAGTTCGTGGCGCCCGAGCGCGGCCACATCGCGGTGCAGAGCCTGGTGCTGGGTCTGACCCAGATCGTGATCGCGGTCACCCTGAACGGCCTGATCGCGATGAGCGCGGGCAGCATCGCCGGCTTCCTCAACCGCCGCCCGGCCTGGCTGCGCGTCCAGCGCTACGTGATGGGCACTGTCCTCGCGGGCCTCGCGGTGCACATCGCCGCCGACCGCGCCAAGGCCGTCGCGGTCTAG
- a CDS encoding SDR family NAD(P)-dependent oxidoreductase, with product MTTALITGATAGIGAAFARRLARSGYRLVLVARDTERLERAGADLHAKYGTEAEVLTADLATDEGIAAVEARLADAERPVDLLINNAGFGNKGAFGTVPLQDELDMLKVHIEAILRLTTAALPGMRERGRGAVVNVASVAAFLPRGTYGASKAWVVSFTQGVLRDLGGTGVRMMALCPGFTRTEFHQRAGMGTGNIPSWSWLSAERVVDEAMRDLARGRSVSVPGKRYKLAVAIARVLPSGKLGGLSSKAARTYRTN from the coding sequence ATGACCACAGCCTTGATCACCGGCGCGACCGCCGGCATCGGAGCCGCGTTCGCCCGCCGGCTCGCCCGCAGCGGCTACCGGCTCGTCCTGGTGGCCCGGGACACCGAGCGCCTGGAGCGCGCCGGCGCCGACCTGCACGCGAAGTACGGCACCGAGGCGGAGGTGTTGACCGCCGACCTCGCCACCGACGAGGGCATCGCCGCCGTCGAGGCCCGGCTCGCCGACGCCGAGCGTCCGGTGGACCTCCTGATCAACAACGCCGGCTTCGGCAACAAGGGCGCCTTCGGGACCGTCCCGCTCCAGGACGAGCTGGACATGCTGAAGGTGCACATCGAGGCCATCCTGCGGCTGACCACGGCCGCCCTGCCGGGAATGCGCGAGCGCGGCCGGGGCGCGGTCGTGAACGTCGCCTCGGTGGCGGCCTTCCTGCCGCGCGGCACGTACGGGGCGAGCAAGGCCTGGGTGGTGAGCTTCACTCAGGGCGTGCTGCGCGACCTCGGCGGGACGGGCGTGCGGATGATGGCGCTGTGCCCGGGGTTCACCCGGACCGAGTTCCACCAGCGGGCGGGCATGGGCACCGGCAACATCCCGTCCTGGTCCTGGCTGTCGGCCGAGCGGGTGGTGGACGAGGCGATGCGTGACCTCGCCCGCGGCCGCTCGGTGTCCGTACCGGGCAAGCGCTACAAGCTGGCCGTGGCGATCGCCCGGGTGCTGCCCTCGGGCAAGCTCGGCGGCCTCTCCTCGAAGGCGGCGCGCACCTACCGGACGAACTGA
- a CDS encoding SDR family oxidoreductase — protein MNAIPPLSAQVVVVTGAARGVGASLARKLARRGAKVALLGLEPEELKAVAAQCGAAATAWEVDVTDLEGLSDAADRIKEHYGRIDTVVANAGIAIGGPLADSDHRAFSRVIEVNLLGSVATARAFLPALTESRGYLLQIASLAALTPAPLMSAYCASKSGVEAFAHSIRAEVAYQGVKVGVGYLSWTDTDMVRGADEDAVLKQMRGRLPWPANKTYPLEPAVDRIVAGIARRSAHVYAQAWLRGMQPVRWLLPSLIAVVGSRDVAKLAPRLAATAASRLRAVGAGGAADTAARGSRSGAGS, from the coding sequence ATGAACGCCATCCCGCCGTTGTCCGCGCAGGTCGTGGTCGTCACCGGAGCCGCCCGTGGGGTCGGTGCCTCGCTGGCCCGCAAGTTGGCCCGGCGCGGGGCCAAGGTCGCGCTGCTGGGCCTGGAGCCGGAGGAGCTGAAGGCCGTCGCCGCGCAGTGCGGCGCGGCCGCCACCGCGTGGGAGGTGGACGTCACCGACCTGGAGGGGCTCAGTGACGCCGCGGACCGGATCAAGGAGCACTACGGGCGGATCGACACCGTGGTCGCCAACGCCGGGATCGCGATCGGCGGACCGCTGGCCGACAGCGACCACCGTGCCTTCAGCCGGGTGATCGAGGTCAACCTGCTCGGCAGCGTCGCCACCGCGCGGGCCTTCCTGCCGGCGCTCACCGAGAGCCGCGGCTATCTGCTGCAGATCGCCTCGCTCGCCGCGCTGACGCCCGCACCGCTGATGAGCGCGTACTGCGCCAGCAAGTCCGGGGTGGAGGCCTTCGCCCACTCGATCCGCGCCGAGGTCGCCTATCAGGGGGTCAAGGTCGGTGTGGGGTACCTGAGTTGGACGGACACCGACATGGTGCGCGGCGCCGACGAGGACGCGGTGCTGAAGCAGATGCGCGGGCGGCTGCCGTGGCCGGCCAACAAGACGTACCCGTTGGAGCCGGCGGTGGACCGGATCGTCGCCGGGATCGCCCGGCGCTCCGCCCACGTGTACGCCCAGGCCTGGCTGCGCGGGATGCAGCCGGTGCGCTGGCTGCTGCCGAGCCTGATCGCGGTGGTCGGTTCCCGCGACGTGGCGAAGCTCGCCCCGCGGCTCGCGGCCACCGCCGCCTCTCGCCTACGGGCCGTAGGGGCCGGCGGCGCCGCGGACACGGCGGCGCGGGGGAGCCGGTCGGGGGCGGGGAGCTGA
- a CDS encoding flavin-containing monooxygenase, translating to MASSSKRPRPGASGATDPSAAAEAVPHVRVAVIGSGFGGLGAAVRLRRAGITDFVVLERADSVGGTWRDNSYPGCACDVPSHLYSFSFAPNPDWPRSFSGQPDIRAYLEKVATVFGLRPHLRFNTEVLEARWDEERTHWRIATSAGQWTADAVVSAAGPLADPQIPDLPGLSTFPGKVFHSSRWDHDYDLTGKRVAMVGTGASAAQIIPSIQPKAGKLTVFQRTPAWVLPRRDREITQLEKWLHGRLPVTAKIRRGTLFALRELQVDAFVRRPGLLRFVQQLAERHIAQGVADPALRAKLTPDYRIGCKRILLSNTYYPALAAANTEVVSAGLRELRGSTLVAADGSEHEVDAIVFGTGFHVTDMPIGARVFGANGTSLAEEWKDGMEALRGSTVHGFPNLFFVIGPNTGLGNSSMILMIESQLNYMIDALTALDSVGAAAMQPTVRAQRQWNLELQHRMDRTVWTTGGCLSWYLDPNGKNTVLWPGSTTSFRRATRRVDLGEYELIMRTAPTAARTVQEATA from the coding sequence ATGGCATCCAGCAGCAAGCGCCCCCGCCCGGGCGCGTCCGGAGCGACCGACCCCAGCGCTGCGGCGGAGGCCGTACCGCACGTGCGGGTGGCGGTGATCGGCTCCGGTTTTGGTGGCCTCGGCGCGGCCGTCCGGCTGCGGCGCGCCGGGATCACCGACTTCGTCGTCCTGGAACGCGCGGACTCCGTCGGCGGCACCTGGCGCGACAACAGCTACCCCGGCTGCGCCTGCGACGTGCCCTCGCACCTCTACTCCTTCTCCTTCGCGCCCAACCCCGACTGGCCGCGCAGCTTCTCCGGCCAGCCGGACATCCGCGCCTACCTGGAGAAGGTGGCCACCGTCTTCGGCCTGCGCCCGCACCTGCGCTTCAACACCGAGGTGCTGGAGGCGCGTTGGGACGAGGAGCGGACCCACTGGCGGATCGCCACCTCGGCCGGCCAGTGGACCGCCGACGCCGTCGTCTCCGCCGCTGGACCGCTCGCCGACCCGCAGATCCCCGACCTGCCCGGCCTGAGCACCTTCCCCGGCAAGGTGTTCCACTCCTCCCGCTGGGACCACGACTACGACCTGACCGGCAAGCGCGTCGCGATGGTCGGCACCGGCGCCTCCGCCGCCCAGATCATCCCGTCGATCCAGCCGAAGGCCGGCAAGCTGACGGTCTTCCAGCGCACCCCCGCCTGGGTGCTGCCGCGCCGCGACCGCGAGATCACCCAGCTGGAGAAGTGGCTGCACGGCCGTCTGCCGGTCACCGCCAAGATCCGCCGGGGCACCTTGTTCGCGCTCCGCGAGCTCCAGGTGGACGCCTTCGTGCGCCGCCCCGGACTGCTGCGCTTCGTCCAGCAGCTCGCCGAACGCCACATCGCCCAGGGCGTCGCCGACCCGGCACTGCGCGCCAAGCTCACCCCGGACTACCGGATCGGCTGCAAGCGCATCCTGCTCAGCAACACCTACTACCCGGCGCTCGCCGCCGCCAACACCGAGGTCGTCTCCGCCGGCCTGCGCGAACTGCGCGGCTCCACCCTGGTCGCCGCCGACGGCAGCGAGCACGAGGTGGACGCCATCGTCTTCGGCACCGGTTTCCACGTCACCGACATGCCCATCGGCGCCCGGGTGTTCGGGGCGAACGGGACGAGCCTCGCGGAGGAGTGGAAGGACGGCATGGAGGCGCTGCGCGGCTCGACCGTGCACGGCTTCCCCAACCTCTTCTTCGTGATCGGCCCCAACACCGGCCTCGGCAACAGCTCGATGATCCTCATGATCGAGTCCCAACTGAACTACATGATCGACGCGTTGACCGCGCTCGACTCGGTCGGAGCCGCCGCCATGCAGCCCACCGTCCGCGCCCAGCGGCAGTGGAACCTGGAACTGCAGCACCGGATGGACCGCACCGTCTGGACCACCGGCGGCTGCCTCAGCTGGTACCTGGACCCGAACGGCAAGAACACCGTGCTCTGGCCCGGCTCCACGACCTCCTTCCGGCGCGCCACCCGCAGGGTCGACCTCGGCGAGTACGAGCTGATCATGCGCACCGCCCCGACCGCCGCCCGTACCGTCCAGGAGGCCACCGCATGA
- a CDS encoding MerR family transcriptional regulator: protein MDKVRAAAGDRKREYRVEELAEAAGITTRTLRFYRERKLLQPPRKEGRIAWYGEEHLTRLRMIGELLERGHTLGGIAELIGAGESGRDVAGLIGLEAAIVAPWSDETPVRLDWEELKSAFGDQLTEENTAEAIAQGYITIEDDGITHVSRRLMDATTELVAEGVPLAAVLDASRRTREYVDAIAEIFIEVVSEHLLSALSGDTPLPPGEAARLTERILRVRPLARTVADAQFTLAMDRRVQAEYAELLRQRREHDSEA, encoded by the coding sequence GTGGACAAGGTCAGAGCTGCTGCGGGCGACAGAAAACGCGAGTACCGGGTGGAGGAACTGGCCGAAGCGGCCGGCATCACCACCCGCACCCTGCGCTTCTACCGCGAGCGCAAACTGCTCCAACCGCCCCGCAAGGAGGGCCGGATCGCCTGGTACGGCGAGGAGCACCTGACCCGGCTACGGATGATCGGCGAACTCCTCGAACGCGGGCACACCCTGGGCGGGATCGCCGAACTGATCGGCGCCGGCGAGAGCGGGCGGGACGTCGCCGGGCTGATCGGGCTCGAGGCCGCGATCGTCGCCCCCTGGTCGGACGAGACCCCGGTGCGGCTGGATTGGGAGGAGCTGAAGTCCGCCTTCGGGGACCAGCTCACCGAGGAGAACACCGCCGAGGCGATCGCCCAGGGCTACATCACGATCGAGGACGACGGGATCACCCACGTCAGTCGGCGGCTGATGGACGCCACCACCGAGCTGGTCGCCGAGGGCGTGCCGCTCGCGGCGGTGCTGGACGCCAGTCGGCGCACCCGGGAGTACGTCGACGCCATCGCCGAGATCTTCATCGAGGTGGTCAGTGAACACCTGCTCAGCGCGCTCTCCGGCGACACCCCGCTGCCGCCCGGCGAGGCGGCCCGGCTCACCGAGCGCATCCTGCGGGTCCGGCCGCTCGCCCGTACCGTCGCCGATGCCCAGTTCACCCTCGCGATGGACCGCCGGGTGCAGGCCGAGTACGCCGAACTGCTGCGCCAGCGGCGGGAGCACGACTCGGAGGCGTAG
- a CDS encoding lysophospholipid acyltransferase family protein, translated as MLDLATRLVLKPVSRGIWRPVIEGAENVPRKGGVILASNHLSFIDSVVIPLTAPRRVHFLAKAEYWTAPGLKGKVSKGFFEAIGAVPVERGTYRSAQASLESALKILEDGKAFGIYPEGTRSLDGRLYRGKTGVAWLALTAGVPVVPVALEGPEQILPVGKRVPRIKKVTVRFGEPLHFDELHGQARSAQARRQVTDEVMAAIQKLSGQEVVGSYNEIPKAA; from the coding sequence GTGCTCGACCTCGCCACCAGGCTGGTGCTGAAACCCGTTTCGCGGGGGATCTGGCGCCCGGTCATCGAGGGTGCCGAGAACGTGCCGCGCAAGGGCGGGGTGATCCTGGCCAGCAACCACCTGTCGTTCATCGACAGCGTGGTGATCCCGCTCACCGCCCCCCGCCGGGTGCACTTCCTCGCCAAGGCCGAGTACTGGACCGCCCCCGGGCTCAAGGGCAAGGTCTCCAAGGGCTTCTTCGAGGCGATCGGCGCGGTGCCGGTCGAGCGCGGCACCTACCGTTCCGCCCAGGCCTCGCTGGAGTCGGCGCTGAAGATCCTGGAGGACGGCAAGGCGTTCGGCATCTACCCCGAGGGCACCCGGTCGCTGGACGGCCGGCTCTACCGGGGCAAGACGGGCGTCGCCTGGCTCGCGCTGACCGCGGGCGTGCCGGTGGTGCCGGTGGCGCTGGAGGGCCCGGAGCAGATCCTGCCGGTGGGCAAGCGCGTCCCTCGGATCAAGAAGGTGACGGTCCGGTTCGGCGAGCCGCTGCACTTCGACGAGTTGCACGGGCAGGCCCGTTCGGCGCAGGCCCGCCGCCAGGTGACCGACGAGGTGATGGCGGCGATCCAGAAGCTGTCCGGCCAGGAGGTCGTGGGGAGCTACAACGAGATCCCGAAGGCGGCCTGA